A stretch of the Synechocystis sp. PCC 7338 genome encodes the following:
- a CDS encoding DUF86 domain-containing protein, translating to MQCNQYPAIPWREMAGMRDIIFHEYDQLNLDIIWDVIANKLPALARLFDSLLEKM from the coding sequence ATGCAATGTAATCAATATCCAGCAATACCTTGGCGGGAAATGGCAGGAATGCGAGATATTATTTTTCATGAATATGATCAACTTAATCTGGATATAATCTGGGATGTAATTGCAAACAAACTACCAGCGCTCGCCCGCCTATTCGATTCTCTGTTAGAAAAAATGTAA
- a CDS encoding nucleotidyltransferase family protein: protein MTSLPLSLNSINLIFKMMITAIDLSLDKIRQFCHKWHVKEFALFGSIPRSNFHPDCDIDILIEFAPQIIYAM from the coding sequence ATGACCTCCCTTCCCTTGTCTCTCAACTCAATAAACTTAATCTTTAAAATGATGATCACAGCAATAGACTTATCCCTAGACAAAATTCGTCAATTCTGTCATAAATGGCACGTAAAAGAATTCGCATTATTCGGTTCTATCCCACGCTCAAACTTTCATCCAGACTGTGACATTGACATACTTATTGAATTTGCGCCTCAAATTATTTATGCAATGTAA
- a CDS encoding DUF86 domain-containing protein has translation MPQHDDQVYIGHMIDTAHKAIQFVAGLSRENFDNDEKLQLAVTHLLQIIGEAGRRISLEFRDTHPEIPWKAIVGMRSKIVHGYFNTDNDVIWETIKNDLPSLVSQLNKLNL, from the coding sequence ATGCCGCAACACGATGATCAAGTTTATATTGGGCACATGATTGATACTGCCCATAAAGCAATTCAGTTTGTAGCTGGTTTAAGCCGAGAAAATTTTGACAATGACGAAAAGTTACAATTAGCAGTCACCCATCTATTACAAATTATTGGTGAAGCGGGCCGAAGAATTTCGTTAGAGTTCCGTGATACCCATCCGGAAATTCCATGGAAAGCAATTGTTGGAATGAGAAGTAAGATAGTTCATGGCTACTTTAACACTGACAACGATGTCATTTGGGAAACGATAAAAAATGACCTCCCTTCCCTTGTCTCTCAACTCAATAAACTTAATCTTTAA
- a CDS encoding nucleotidyltransferase family protein, translating to MATMKPKNIEIPVDKISALCQQWRISQLLLFGSVLRDDFTPNSDIDILVEFEPGFTPGFFKLYQIQEQLSSIFDNRSIDLVTPNFLNHRIRNQILATAEVCYAATR from the coding sequence ATGGCAACTATGAAACCTAAAAATATTGAAATTCCCGTTGATAAAATTTCAGCCCTTTGCCAACAGTGGCGTATTTCCCAACTGTTATTATTTGGTTCAGTTTTACGGGATGATTTTACTCCCAATAGTGATATAGATATTTTGGTGGAATTTGAACCAGGTTTTACTCCTGGCTTTTTTAAGCTATATCAAATTCAAGAACAACTTTCATCTATATTTGATAATCGATCTATTGATTTAGTTACACCTAATTTTCTGAACCACCGTATTCGCAATCAAATTTTAGCCACAGCCGAGGTTTGTTATGCCGCAACACGATGA
- a CDS encoding type II toxin-antitoxin system VapC family toxin, whose protein sequence is MAKLQALEVSEVGISSITLAELEYGVSKSQRQSKNRDALMQFLLPLEIVEFNQEAAIAYGNIRSNLESRGLVIGAMDMLIAAHALSLGVTLVSNNVREFSRINNLSLENWAK, encoded by the coding sequence TTGGCAAAACTTCAAGCCCTGGAGGTGTCAGAGGTGGGTATTTCATCCATTACCCTGGCAGAATTAGAATATGGTGTTAGCAAAAGTCAACGGCAGTCGAAAAATCGTGATGCCTTAATGCAATTCTTGTTGCCGCTAGAAATCGTGGAATTTAATCAGGAAGCGGCGATCGCCTATGGCAACATTAGAAGTAATCTAGAAAGTAGAGGTCTTGTCATTGGGGCTATGGATATGCTGATTGCGGCCCATGCGTTAAGTCTGGGAGTAACTCTTGTGAGCAATAATGTTCGAGAATTTTCACGCATTAACAATTTATCCTTGGAAAACTGGGCAAAATAA
- a CDS encoding antitoxin: MNTAQISTDGTHQIIILPENFTIAGSEVYIKKIGSTIILIAKDNPWQSLIESLDQFSDDFMATREQPPLDVREEF; this comes from the coding sequence ATGAACACCGCTCAAATTAGCACTGATGGCACCCATCAAATCATAATCTTACCAGAAAATTTTACAATAGCCGGAAGCGAGGTTTACATTAAAAAAATTGGAAGTACGATTATTTTGATTGCCAAAGATAACCCTTGGCAATCCTTAATTGAAAGCTTAGATCAATTTTCAGATGACTTTATGGCAACTAGGGAACAACCACCCCTTGATGTGCGAGAAGAATTCTAA
- a CDS encoding Txe/YoeB family addiction module toxin — MRYLVFEGNTWETYEELRQKDKILHKNLCKLIKEMLRGDPAKGTGKPEPLKHNLSGLWSRRISQKDRLIYKFDDKYIYIFAIGGHYNEY; from the coding sequence ATGAGATACTTGGTTTTTGAAGGAAATACTTGGGAAACTTACGAAGAGCTTCGGCAGAAGGATAAAATTTTGCACAAAAATCTCTGTAAACTTATTAAAGAAATGCTGAGAGGAGATCCCGCCAAAGGTACCGGAAAACCTGAGCCACTCAAGCACAATTTGTCGGGATTATGGTCAAGACGCATTTCCCAGAAAGACCGTCTTATCTATAAGTTTGACGACAAATATATTTACATTTTTGCCATTGGTGGCCATTACAATGAGTACTAA
- a CDS encoding type II toxin-antitoxin system Phd/YefM family antitoxin, translating into MNTITVNQFTNSLKTFIEQVIKQHSPIKVINQDGEDFVIISAEDWEQQQETLFVLQNNELMKQIAESMTTHQKKQGYLPNQEETNEILGF; encoded by the coding sequence ATGAACACGATTACAGTTAACCAATTTACAAATAGCTTGAAAACTTTTATCGAGCAAGTGATTAAACAACATAGCCCTATCAAAGTGATCAATCAGGATGGCGAAGATTTTGTCATCATCAGCGCAGAAGATTGGGAACAGCAACAGGAAACCTTATTTGTTTTACAAAATAATGAGTTAATGAAACAAATTGCTGAATCAATGACAACGCATCAAAAAAAACAAGGATATTTACCTAATCAGGAAGAAACTAATGAGATACTTGGTTTTTGA
- a CDS encoding DNA methyltransferase: protein MTATPESLQSFVQYCQQHIKGDEKSESQTFLTKFFQAFGHQGIKEAGAEFEQRVKKSSKQDQTGFADLVWPSRLGVKGVVIEMKRRGTDLTLHYSQLERYWMRLTPKPQYSILCNFDEFWIYDFTNQVDEPVDRVRLEDLPKRLGTFSFMEIGGKAPIFRNNQVEVTERTARRMGEFYQQVRERGKREKFAYFTEEQLQRFTLQCVLAMFAEDRNLLPRDLFVALVQDCLTGKDNAYDAFSGLFRAMNQPGIVPQGRYARVDYFNGGLFAEIQPIALEESELRLLDICAKDNWENIRPSIFGNIFEGAIDENERHARGIHYTSEKDIRQIVRPTISDYWEEKINNAKTIGELNQLQLELQSYRVLDPACGSGNFLYVAYQELKRIERLLMQKIAERKKQAPSQMEMGFVTPLQFFGMDTNPFAVQLARVTMTIARKIAIDKFELTEPALPLDSLDKNILCQDALFNEWPRADAIIGNPPFLGGHLMRIELGDNYVDKLFKHFPEVVNQQIDFASHWFHLAHNKIKENSGRAGLVGTNSISQGKSRQASLDYIVEHGGYIHNAISSQIWSGDAKVHVSLVNWMTSKPSEFYLDNRQVSLINSSLKSASDIRLAKILQINQNVAFRGVEPNGSGFFVDEYVVHEWIYKNQSNKEVLKLFSMGSNLVRNPNGKPERWIIDFRNFSVEEAQMFCLPFEHVKNTVKEFRQTNRVSMLRENWWKFKRTNLAMRNAVTELSFFFNVSRVSKWFIFLPIETKYLPADSTTVIASDDFYVLGILTSGIHRQWVKAQSSTLKGDTRYTHNTCFETFPFPQTASEKLTQQIRQAMIDIHEYRSQQMEAKQWGITKLYNAFFDEPASQLYKLHKKLDELVMKAYGFKKDDDILEKLLHLNLELAEKEKQGEKIIGPWAVDNPPKSST, encoded by the coding sequence ATGACAGCGACTCCTGAATCCCTGCAAAGTTTTGTCCAATATTGCCAGCAACATATCAAAGGGGACGAGAAGTCAGAATCTCAAACATTTTTAACCAAGTTTTTTCAAGCCTTTGGTCATCAGGGTATTAAGGAAGCGGGGGCAGAGTTTGAGCAGAGGGTAAAAAAGAGTAGTAAACAGGATCAAACGGGCTTTGCGGATTTAGTCTGGCCGTCCAGGTTGGGGGTTAAAGGGGTGGTGATTGAAATGAAGAGGCGGGGCACAGATTTAACTTTGCATTATTCCCAGCTTGAACGGTATTGGATGCGGTTAACGCCTAAGCCCCAGTATTCAATCCTCTGTAATTTTGATGAGTTTTGGATCTATGACTTCACCAACCAAGTAGATGAGCCGGTGGATCGGGTCAGGCTGGAGGATTTACCTAAGCGTTTGGGGACTTTTTCCTTTATGGAAATTGGGGGGAAGGCCCCCATTTTTCGCAATAACCAAGTAGAGGTAACGGAACGCACAGCCCGGCGGATGGGGGAGTTTTATCAACAGGTGCGAGAGCGGGGCAAACGGGAGAAGTTTGCCTATTTTACGGAGGAGCAGTTACAACGGTTTACTCTGCAATGTGTGTTGGCCATGTTTGCGGAAGACCGAAATTTGTTACCACGGGACTTATTTGTGGCTTTGGTGCAGGATTGTTTAACGGGAAAAGATAATGCCTATGATGCTTTCAGTGGGTTGTTTCGGGCTATGAATCAACCGGGAATTGTGCCCCAGGGTCGTTATGCGAGGGTGGACTATTTTAATGGTGGTTTGTTTGCGGAAATTCAGCCGATCGCCTTGGAAGAATCAGAGTTAAGGCTTTTGGACATCTGTGCAAAGGATAATTGGGAAAATATTCGTCCATCAATTTTTGGCAATATTTTTGAAGGGGCGATCGATGAAAATGAGCGTCATGCGAGGGGTATTCATTACACTTCAGAAAAGGATATTCGCCAGATTGTGCGGCCCACTATTTCGGACTATTGGGAGGAGAAAATTAATAACGCCAAAACCATTGGGGAATTGAATCAACTTCAGTTGGAGTTACAGTCCTATCGAGTGCTTGATCCTGCTTGTGGATCGGGAAATTTTCTTTATGTGGCCTATCAAGAACTAAAACGGATTGAGCGACTTTTAATGCAAAAGATTGCAGAACGCAAAAAGCAAGCACCGAGCCAAATGGAAATGGGTTTTGTGACACCATTACAGTTTTTTGGCATGGACACAAATCCCTTTGCGGTGCAGTTGGCACGGGTGACAATGACGATCGCCAGAAAGATTGCGATTGATAAGTTTGAGTTAACGGAACCGGCGTTACCATTGGATTCGCTAGATAAAAATATTCTTTGTCAAGATGCGTTGTTTAATGAGTGGCCGAGGGCTGATGCAATTATTGGAAACCCACCTTTTCTTGGGGGACATTTAATGCGTATAGAACTAGGTGATAATTATGTTGACAAACTTTTCAAGCATTTTCCAGAAGTTGTTAATCAACAAATAGACTTTGCAAGTCATTGGTTTCACCTAGCTCATAATAAAATAAAAGAAAATTCTGGACGTGCAGGTCTAGTAGGGACAAATTCAATTAGTCAGGGCAAAAGTCGTCAAGCATCTTTAGACTATATTGTTGAGCATGGAGGATATATTCATAATGCTATTTCGTCGCAAATTTGGTCAGGAGACGCAAAAGTACATGTTAGTTTAGTCAATTGGATGACATCTAAACCGAGTGAATTCTATTTAGATAACCGACAAGTCAGTTTAATCAATTCATCATTAAAATCAGCTTCAGATATTCGACTAGCAAAGATTCTACAAATCAATCAGAATGTTGCTTTTAGAGGAGTTGAACCTAATGGTAGTGGTTTTTTTGTTGATGAATATGTTGTTCATGAATGGATTTATAAAAATCAATCTAACAAGGAAGTTCTTAAATTATTTTCGATGGGATCGAATTTGGTTCGTAATCCCAATGGAAAACCAGAGAGGTGGATTATTGACTTTAGAAATTTTAGCGTAGAAGAAGCTCAAATGTTTTGCCTACCTTTCGAGCACGTCAAAAATACAGTCAAGGAATTTCGTCAAACAAATAGAGTATCAATGCTCCGGGAAAATTGGTGGAAGTTTAAACGTACAAATTTAGCAATGAGAAATGCTGTAACCGAACTATCCTTCTTTTTTAATGTTTCTAGGGTATCAAAGTGGTTTATTTTTTTGCCAATTGAAACAAAGTATTTACCGGCAGATTCAACAACAGTTATTGCTTCTGATGATTTTTATGTGTTGGGAATATTGACATCAGGCATTCATCGTCAATGGGTTAAAGCCCAAAGCTCAACCTTAAAAGGTGATACTCGTTACACTCACAATACTTGTTTTGAAACCTTTCCCTTTCCCCAAACGGCGAGCGAAAAACTAACCCAACAGATCCGCCAAGCCATGATTGATATACATGAATACCGCAGTCAACAAATGGAGGCTAAACAATGGGGTATTACTAAACTTTATAACGCCTTTTTCGATGAACCCGCTAGCCAACTTTACAAGCTCCATAAAAAACTGGATGAATTGGTGATGAAAGCCTATGGATTCAAAAAAGATGACGATATTCTGGAGAAACTTTTGCACCTAAATCTTGAACTTGCTGAAAAGGAAAAACAGGGCGAAAAAATCATTGGCCCCTGGGCTGTGGATAATCCTCCTAAATCATCAACTTAA
- a CDS encoding type II toxin-antitoxin system HicB family antitoxin: protein MKYTIVIQWSEADNCFVVFLPDFESVMQPVTHGDTYDEALQNAQEVLGLLTELDDDDGKLPKPQPLLQMA, encoded by the coding sequence ATGAAATATACGATTGTCATTCAGTGGTCGGAAGCGGATAACTGCTTTGTGGTCTTTCTTCCGGATTTTGAATCGGTTATGCAGCCTGTTACCCACGGTGATACCTATGATGAGGCATTGCAAAATGCCCAGGAAGTTTTAGGTCTGTTAACGGAGTTAGATGACGATGACGGGAAACTGCCCAAACCCCAACCACTTCTTCAAATGGCATAG
- a CDS encoding type II toxin-antitoxin system HicA family toxin, whose protein sequence is MPKKIRKLKALLKQAGFTVKPAKGSHSKWTHPGLPQAIIMAGKDGDDAKPYLEKQVMESLAKLRKLDQEDNQG, encoded by the coding sequence ATGCCAAAGAAAATTCGCAAACTTAAAGCACTATTGAAACAAGCAGGATTTACCGTCAAACCTGCGAAGGGAAGTCATAGCAAATGGACTCATCCGGGTCTCCCGCAAGCTATCATCATGGCAGGTAAGGATGGCGATGATGCCAAACCCTACCTCGAAAAGCAAGTGATGGAAAGCTTGGCAAAATTACGAAAGCTTGATCAAGAGGATAACCAAGGATGA
- a CDS encoding DUF2283 domain-containing protein codes for MAFSETYPKIRYFEQEDVLHLVITDEPEADSVEISPDVTAELNEKGELIGVEIINASSFLRNSILESVQGKLLNLTKS; via the coding sequence ATGGCTTTTTCTGAGACATATCCCAAAATTCGCTATTTTGAACAGGAGGATGTTCTACATTTAGTGATTACTGATGAACCGGAAGCAGATAGCGTGGAAATTAGCCCTGACGTCACCGCAGAATTGAACGAGAAGGGGGAATTAATTGGGGTTGAAATTATCAATGCCAGTTCGTTTTTGCGAAATTCAATTTTAGAGTCGGTACAGGGTAAATTGCTCAATCTGACAAAATCCTAA